A single region of the Bacteroides luhongzhouii genome encodes:
- a CDS encoding FKBP-type peptidyl-prolyl cis-trans isomerase, whose protein sequence is MSKKIYLFSLVLLALAFTACSETEETSRYDNWQARSVAFIDSIASVYDSPENQTLANDDPEKLHRYKDEVTGQWIYVKKVKNGTGKELPQYTSTVSAHYRMSYFNGDVVQQTYTGTEPTEFDSPANFTLNGVISGWSYTLIHMVAGDFWTLYIPYQSGYGSSTNDGNLQAYSALVYNVRLEKIVER, encoded by the coding sequence ATGAGTAAAAAGATCTATTTATTCTCCTTAGTATTGCTGGCTCTTGCGTTCACTGCTTGCAGTGAAACGGAAGAGACTAGCCGTTATGATAATTGGCAGGCACGTAGTGTGGCTTTTATAGACTCGATCGCCAGTGTGTATGATAGTCCTGAAAATCAAACTTTAGCTAATGATGATCCGGAAAAACTTCATCGTTATAAAGATGAAGTAACAGGTCAATGGATATATGTTAAGAAGGTAAAAAATGGGACAGGCAAAGAGTTGCCTCAATATACTTCTACAGTAAGTGCACATTATCGTATGTCTTATTTCAATGGAGATGTAGTTCAACAGACTTATACAGGAACAGAGCCTACAGAGTTTGATTCTCCGGCAAATTTTACATTGAATGGTGTTATTTCCGGTTGGTCTTATACGTTGATTCATATGGTAGCTGGTGATTTTTGGACTTTGTATATTCCTTATCAAAGTGGATATGGTTCAAGCACTAATGATGGTAACCTGCAAGCTTATTCTGCATTAGTATATAATGTTAGGTTAGAGAAGATTGTAGAGAGATAA
- a CDS encoding aldo/keto reductase: MQYHEIGKTGMKVSSLSFGASSLGGVFHDLKEKEGIQAVFTAVEAGMNFIDVSPYYGHYKAETVLGKALKDLPRDRYYLSTKVGRYGKDGVNLWDYSAKRATESVYESMERLNIDFIDLINVHDVEFADLNQVVSETLPALVELREKGVVGHVGITDLQLENLKWVIDHSPSGTVESVLSFCHYCLCDDKLADFLDYFESKEIGVINASPLSMGLLSERGVPAWHPAPKPLVEACRKAMEHCKAKNYPIEKLAMQFSVSNPRIATTLFSTTNPENVKKNISFIEEPIDWELVREVQEIIGEQKRVSWANS, encoded by the coding sequence ATGCAATACCATGAAATCGGAAAGACAGGGATGAAAGTATCATCTCTTAGTTTTGGAGCTTCTTCTTTAGGAGGAGTTTTCCATGATTTGAAAGAAAAAGAAGGCATCCAGGCTGTGTTTACTGCTGTTGAGGCAGGAATGAACTTTATCGATGTGTCTCCTTATTACGGACATTATAAAGCGGAAACTGTTTTAGGAAAGGCACTCAAAGATCTTCCTCGCGACCGTTATTATCTTTCTACCAAAGTGGGACGTTATGGGAAAGATGGAGTGAACCTGTGGGATTACTCTGCAAAACGTGCGACAGAAAGTGTGTATGAGAGCATGGAACGTCTGAATATAGATTTTATCGACCTGATTAATGTGCACGATGTGGAGTTTGCCGATTTGAATCAGGTTGTAAGTGAAACTCTGCCGGCTTTAGTCGAGCTGCGTGAAAAAGGAGTGGTAGGACACGTTGGAATTACCGACTTGCAACTCGAAAACCTGAAATGGGTAATCGACCATTCACCAAGCGGTACGGTTGAATCTGTGCTTAGCTTCTGCCATTATTGCCTGTGTGATGATAAATTAGCAGACTTCCTGGACTACTTCGAATCCAAAGAAATCGGCGTGATTAATGCTTCTCCCCTTTCAATGGGGCTGTTGAGTGAACGTGGTGTTCCTGCTTGGCATCCGGCTCCCAAACCTTTGGTAGAGGCTTGCCGTAAAGCAATGGAACATTGCAAAGCTAAGAATTATCCGATTGAGAAACTGGCTATGCAGTTCTCCGTCAGCAATCCCCGTATAGCAACGACTTTATTTAGTACGACTAATCCGGAGAATGTGAAAAAGAACATCTCTTTCATCGAAGAACCTATTGACTGGGAACTCGTTCGGGAAGTGCAGGAGATCATCGGAGAGCAGAAACGTGTAAGTTGGGCAAACTCATAA
- a CDS encoding LacI family DNA-binding transcriptional regulator, which produces MENRKHTSLKDLAQALGVSIPTVSRALKDSPEISRELCARAKALAKEMNYRPNPFAMSLRKNAPRIIGVIVPDIVTHFFASILNGIENMAIANGYFVIITTSHESYEHEKRNIENLVNMRVEGIIACLSQETTDFSHISALKDINMPLILFDRVCLTDQFSSVIADGAQSAQMATQHLLDNGSKRVAFIGGANHLDIVKRRKHGYLEALRENRIPIEKEVVVCRKIDYEEGKIATETLLSLPQPPDAILAMNDTLAFAAMEVIKKHGLRIPDDVAIIGYTDEQHANYVEPKLSAVSHQTYKMGETACQLLIDQIKGDKTIKQVTIPTHLQIRESSIKKSKM; this is translated from the coding sequence ATGGAAAACCGGAAACATACTTCACTCAAAGATCTCGCCCAAGCATTGGGGGTGTCGATTCCTACTGTATCCAGGGCACTAAAAGATAGTCCGGAAATCAGCCGTGAACTTTGCGCCAGAGCAAAGGCACTGGCCAAAGAAATGAACTACCGCCCCAACCCTTTTGCCATGAGCCTGCGGAAAAATGCGCCACGTATCATCGGAGTGATCGTCCCGGATATTGTCACTCATTTCTTTGCATCGATTCTGAATGGAATAGAGAATATGGCTATTGCCAACGGATATTTCGTGATTATCACGACCTCGCATGAGTCTTACGAGCACGAAAAAAGAAATATTGAGAATCTGGTCAATATGCGCGTAGAAGGTATCATCGCCTGTCTGTCTCAAGAAACAACCGATTTCTCCCACATCTCCGCCTTGAAAGACATCAATATGCCACTGATCCTGTTCGACCGTGTTTGCCTGACTGACCAATTTTCATCGGTGATAGCAGATGGGGCCCAATCCGCACAGATGGCTACACAGCATCTTCTGGATAATGGAAGTAAACGGGTAGCTTTTATCGGAGGAGCCAATCATCTGGATATTGTAAAGAGAAGAAAACATGGCTATCTGGAAGCCTTGCGTGAGAATCGTATTCCCATCGAAAAAGAGGTGGTAGTCTGCCGGAAGATCGATTATGAGGAAGGCAAGATTGCCACAGAAACTTTACTGTCACTTCCACAGCCTCCGGATGCTATTCTTGCCATGAATGACACATTGGCTTTCGCAGCAATGGAAGTTATCAAAAAACATGGCCTCCGGATTCCGGATGATGTGGCAATCATCGGGTATACGGACGAGCAGCACGCTAATTATGTAGAGCCGAAATTATCTGCAGTGTCACATCAGACTTATAAAATGGGAGAAACTGCCTGCCAACTATTAATAGATCAGATAAAAGGAGATAAGACAATCAAGCAGGTGACCATTCCGACACATTTGCAGATTAGGGAGAGTAGTATAAAAAAATCAAAAATGTAA
- the fucP gene encoding L-fucose:H+ symporter permease, whose product MKKNTYTIPLALVFCLFFLWAISSNLLPTMIRQLMKTCELNTFEASFTETAYWLAYFIFPIPIAMFMKRYSYKAGIIFGLVLAAIGGLLFFPAAILKEYWAYLCIFFIIATGMCFLETAANPYVTVLGAPETAPRRLNLAQSFNGLGAFIAAMFLSKLILSGTHYTRDTLPVDYPGGWQAYIQLETDAMKLPYLILAILLIGIAVIFVFSKLPKIGDEGEAASSGKTISSGKTKDGSRKEKLIDFSVLRHSHLRWGVIAQFFYNGGQTAINSLFLVYCCAYAGLPEDTATTFFGLYMLAFLLGRWIGTGLMVKFRPQDMLLVYALMNILLCGVVMIWGGMIGLYAMLAISFFMSIMYPTQFSLALKGLGNQTKSGSAFLVMAIVGNACLPQLTAYFMHANEHIYYMAYCVPMICFVFCAYYGWKGYKVID is encoded by the coding sequence ATGAAAAAGAATACATATACAATACCTTTAGCGTTAGTTTTCTGCCTTTTCTTTCTGTGGGCGATAAGCAGCAATCTGCTTCCCACGATGATCCGGCAATTGATGAAGACATGTGAACTGAATACCTTTGAAGCCTCCTTTACCGAGACTGCCTACTGGTTGGCTTATTTTATTTTCCCAATCCCCATAGCTATGTTTATGAAACGTTACAGCTATAAGGCAGGAATTATTTTCGGATTGGTATTAGCTGCAATCGGAGGCCTGCTTTTCTTTCCCGCCGCCATTTTAAAAGAATATTGGGCTTACCTCTGTATCTTCTTTATTATTGCTACGGGAATGTGCTTCCTGGAGACAGCTGCCAATCCGTATGTGACGGTTTTAGGAGCACCCGAAACCGCTCCCCGCCGATTGAACCTGGCGCAGTCTTTCAATGGACTCGGAGCTTTTATCGCTGCCATGTTTTTGAGTAAGCTCATTCTTAGCGGAACTCATTACACGCGAGATACCCTTCCTGTAGATTATCCGGGAGGCTGGCAGGCCTATATCCAACTGGAAACGGATGCAATGAAACTTCCTTATCTGATATTGGCTATACTGTTGATTGGCATAGCTGTCATCTTCGTCTTTTCAAAATTGCCGAAGATTGGGGACGAAGGAGAAGCGGCTTCTTCCGGTAAAACGATTTCTTCGGGTAAAACGAAAGACGGCAGCCGGAAAGAGAAACTGATAGACTTCAGTGTATTGAGGCACTCACACTTGCGGTGGGGAGTGATCGCGCAATTCTTCTATAACGGCGGACAGACGGCGATAAACAGTCTGTTCCTGGTTTACTGTTGTGCTTATGCCGGATTGCCGGAAGATACAGCGACTACCTTCTTCGGATTGTATATGCTCGCATTTCTTCTGGGGCGTTGGATCGGTACCGGATTGATGGTGAAATTCCGTCCACAGGATATGCTGCTGGTTTACGCCTTGATGAATATTCTTTTGTGCGGGGTAGTGATGATATGGGGAGGTATGATCGGGCTATACGCGATGTTGGCCATCTCTTTCTTTATGTCTATTATGTATCCTACGCAGTTCTCATTGGCGTTAAAAGGACTGGGGAATCAGACAAAGAGCGGTTCGGCATTTCTGGTAATGGCTATTGTCGGCAATGCCTGCCTGCCACAGTTGACGGCTTATTTCATGCATGCCAATGAGCATATCTATTATATGGCCTATTGTGTACCGATGATTTGCTTTGTCTTCTGTGCATATTATGGCTGGAAAGGTTATAAAGTAATCGATTAA
- a CDS encoding HU family DNA-binding protein, which yields MAVPYVVRKKADLTSGERKELWYGVPKKLIDPIRNREFAEYMEKRSGFHRGQIDGILTEMVDAIRSLLSIGQPVTIEGLGTFHTSLTSPGFERPEQVTPGKVSVSRVYFVACPEFSREVKKMKCMRIPFNLYMPEEMLTKEMKKADREQEREEYDRMVAPEIDEEVQE from the coding sequence ATGGCAGTGCCTTATGTAGTGAGAAAAAAAGCCGATTTAACATCGGGAGAAAGAAAAGAATTATGGTATGGTGTACCCAAAAAACTGATAGATCCGATTCGGAATAGAGAATTTGCTGAGTACATGGAAAAACGGAGTGGATTTCATCGCGGGCAGATAGATGGTATATTGACGGAAATGGTTGATGCTATCCGTAGTCTGTTGTCTATCGGACAGCCGGTTACTATCGAAGGACTTGGCACATTCCATACGTCACTGACCAGTCCGGGATTTGAACGCCCCGAACAGGTAACTCCGGGAAAGGTGTCCGTTTCACGTGTCTATTTCGTGGCTTGTCCTGAATTTAGCCGGGAAGTGAAAAAGATGAAATGCATGCGTATTCCTTTTAATCTATATATGCCCGAAGAGATGCTGACCAAAGAAATGAAGAAAGCGGACCGGGAGCAGGAGCGGGAAGAATATGACCGTATGGTGGCACCGGAAATCGATGAAGAAGTTCAGGAATAA
- a CDS encoding zinc-binding alcohol dehydrogenase family protein produces MKAVQIVNPSEMKVVELEKPTVGAGEVLVRIKYVGFCGSDLNTFLGRNPMVKLPVIPGHEVGAVIEEIGPDVPAGFEKGMNVTLNPYTNCGKCASCRNGRVNACEHNETLGVQRNGVMCEYAVLPWTKIIPAGNISPRDCALIEPMSVGFHAVSRAQVIDNEFVMVIGCGMIGIGAIVRAALRGATVIAVDLDDEKLELARKVGASHVINSKTENVHERMQQITEGFGADVVIEAVGSPVTYVMAVDEVGFTGRVVCIGYAKSEVAFQTKYFVQKELDIRGSRNALPADFRAVINYMKEGNCPVEELISKIAKPEGALEAMQEWTANPGKVFRILVEF; encoded by the coding sequence ATGAAAGCAGTTCAAATTGTCAATCCCTCCGAAATGAAGGTGGTTGAACTGGAAAAACCGACCGTTGGTGCCGGTGAAGTATTAGTAAGAATCAAGTATGTTGGTTTCTGTGGCTCTGACCTGAATACCTTTTTGGGACGTAACCCGATGGTGAAGTTACCGGTAATCCCCGGGCATGAGGTAGGAGCAGTGATTGAGGAAATTGGTCCGGATGTTCCGGCTGGCTTCGAAAAAGGGATGAACGTGACATTGAATCCATATACCAATTGTGGTAAATGTGCTTCCTGTCGTAATGGTCGTGTCAATGCCTGTGAGCATAATGAAACGTTAGGGGTACAGCGCAATGGAGTGATGTGCGAATATGCAGTTTTACCTTGGACGAAGATTATTCCGGCTGGTAATATCTCTCCTCGCGATTGTGCGTTGATTGAACCGATGAGTGTCGGATTCCATGCGGTATCTCGTGCGCAGGTAATCGACAATGAGTTTGTGATGGTTATTGGCTGCGGCATGATTGGTATCGGTGCCATTGTGCGTGCTGCTTTGAGAGGTGCAACGGTCATTGCTGTCGACTTGGATGACGAGAAACTGGAACTGGCGAGAAAGGTCGGTGCTTCTCATGTGATTAACTCCAAGACAGAAAATGTACACGAACGGATGCAACAGATAACGGAGGGATTCGGTGCCGATGTGGTGATTGAAGCTGTCGGCAGCCCTGTCACTTACGTGATGGCAGTGGATGAAGTCGGTTTTACAGGACGTGTGGTTTGCATTGGTTATGCCAAGAGCGAAGTAGCTTTCCAAACGAAATATTTCGTTCAGAAAGAACTGGATATCCGTGGTTCCAGAAATGCGTTACCTGCCGATTTCCGTGCAGTTATCAATTATATGAAAGAAGGGAACTGTCCGGTAGAAGAACTGATTTCGAAGATTGCCAAACCGGAAGGAGCTTTGGAAGCTATGCAGGAATGGACGGCTAATCCGGGAAAGGTGTTCCGCATACTGGTTGAGTTCTGA
- a CDS encoding amidohydrolase family protein, giving the protein MDYTIIDAHAHLWLRQDTVVDGLPIRTLENGRSEFMGEIRQMVPPFMVDGVNSAEVFLSNMDYAQVAAAVITQEFIDGIQNDYLSEVVSHYPNRFFVCGMCEFRKPGFLEQAKELIAKGFKAIKIPAQRLLLKEGRVMLNSEEMMQMFHHMEERNVMLSIDLADGATQVSEMEEVIQECPNLRIAIGHFGMVTRPDWKKQISLARHSNVMIESGGITWLFNDEFYPFKGAVKAIREAADLVGMEKLMWGSDYPRTITAITYKMSYDFVVKSSELTEEDKRLFLGENARNFYGFTDLPVLPYIKNMSE; this is encoded by the coding sequence ATGGACTATACAATTATTGATGCACACGCCCATCTGTGGTTACGGCAGGATACTGTTGTGGACGGATTGCCTATCCGGACTTTGGAAAATGGCCGTTCGGAATTTATGGGAGAAATCCGGCAAATGGTTCCGCCCTTTATGGTAGACGGTGTGAATAGCGCGGAAGTTTTTCTTTCGAATATGGACTATGCGCAAGTGGCTGCGGCTGTTATTACCCAAGAGTTTATTGACGGTATTCAGAATGATTATCTGTCGGAAGTCGTTTCCCATTATCCCAACCGTTTTTTTGTTTGCGGAATGTGTGAGTTTCGCAAACCTGGATTTTTGGAGCAGGCGAAAGAGCTTATTGCCAAAGGTTTTAAGGCTATAAAAATACCTGCCCAACGCTTGTTGTTAAAAGAGGGACGGGTAATGCTGAATAGTGAAGAAATGATGCAGATGTTTCATCATATGGAAGAACGGAATGTCATGCTCTCCATCGATTTGGCTGACGGAGCAACACAGGTTTCCGAGATGGAAGAGGTTATTCAGGAATGTCCGAATTTGCGGATAGCGATCGGACACTTCGGAATGGTCACACGTCCGGACTGGAAAAAACAAATCAGCCTGGCACGTCATTCCAATGTGATGATTGAATCCGGCGGAATCACCTGGCTTTTCAATGATGAGTTTTATCCTTTCAAAGGAGCAGTGAAAGCCATTCGGGAAGCGGCGGATTTAGTTGGCATGGAGAAACTGATGTGGGGATCGGACTATCCGCGCACCATTACAGCAATCACCTACAAGATGTCATACGATTTTGTGGTGAAGTCTTCCGAGTTGACGGAAGAGGACAAAAGACTCTTTTTGGGAGAAAATGCCCGGAACTTCTATGGATTTACAGATCTCCCCGTACTTCCTTACATCAAGAACATGTCCGAATGA
- a CDS encoding glycine--tRNA ligase has protein sequence MAQEDVFKKLVSHCKEYGFVFPSSDIYDGLGAVYDYGQMGVELKNNIKKYWWDSMVLLHENIVGIDSAIFMHPTIWKASGHVDAFNDPLIDNRDSKKRYRADVLIEDQLAKYDDKINKEVAKAAKRFGESFDEAQFRSTNGRVLEHQAKRDALHTRFAKALNDGNLEELRQIIIDEEIVCPISGTKNWTEVRQFNLMFSTEMGSTSDGAMKIYLRPETAQGIFVNYLNVQKTGRMKVPFGIAQIGKAFRNEIVARQFIFRMREFEQMEMQFFVKPGTELDWFKKWKEIRLKWHKALGFGDASYRYHDHDKLAHYANAATDIEFLMPFGFKEVEGIHSRTNFDLSQHEKFSGKSIKYFDPELNESYTPYVIETSIGVDRMFLSIMSASYCEEQLENGESRVVLKLPAALAPVKLAVMPLVKKDGLPEKAREVIDSLKFHFHCQYDEKDSIGKRYRRQDAIGTPYCVTVDHQTLEDNCVTLRNRDTMQQERVAISELNNIIADRVSITSLLKTLQ, from the coding sequence ATGGCACAAGAAGACGTTTTTAAGAAGCTTGTATCGCATTGCAAAGAGTATGGTTTCGTATTCCCTTCGAGCGATATCTACGACGGACTAGGCGCTGTGTATGACTACGGTCAGATGGGCGTTGAATTGAAAAATAACATCAAGAAATACTGGTGGGACAGCATGGTGCTGTTGCACGAGAACATTGTCGGTATCGACTCTGCCATCTTTATGCATCCTACTATCTGGAAGGCTTCCGGACACGTAGACGCATTCAATGACCCTTTGATTGACAATAGAGACTCTAAGAAACGTTATCGTGCTGACGTGTTGATCGAAGATCAGCTGGCAAAGTATGACGATAAAATCAATAAAGAAGTAGCGAAAGCTGCCAAGAGATTCGGCGAATCTTTTGATGAGGCTCAATTCCGTTCTACCAACGGACGTGTATTGGAGCATCAGGCAAAACGTGACGCACTTCATACTCGCTTTGCTAAAGCTCTGAACGACGGTAATCTGGAAGAATTGCGTCAGATCATTATTGATGAAGAAATCGTATGCCCGATCTCCGGTACAAAGAACTGGACAGAAGTTCGTCAGTTCAATCTGATGTTCTCTACTGAAATGGGTTCTACTTCCGACGGAGCCATGAAAATTTATCTTCGTCCGGAAACTGCACAGGGTATTTTTGTAAACTACCTCAATGTACAGAAAACGGGTCGTATGAAAGTTCCTTTCGGTATCGCACAGATTGGTAAGGCTTTCCGTAACGAGATCGTTGCCCGTCAGTTCATCTTCCGTATGCGTGAGTTCGAACAGATGGAAATGCAGTTCTTTGTAAAACCGGGAACTGAACTTGACTGGTTCAAGAAATGGAAAGAAATCCGTCTGAAATGGCATAAAGCTCTTGGATTCGGCGATGCAAGCTATCGTTATCACGACCACGATAAACTGGCTCACTACGCAAATGCAGCTACTGATATTGAGTTCCTGATGCCGTTCGGATTCAAAGAAGTGGAAGGTATCCACTCTCGTACTAACTTCGACTTGTCTCAACATGAGAAGTTCTCCGGCAAGAGCATCAAATACTTCGATCCGGAACTGAACGAATCTTATACTCCGTACGTAATCGAAACTTCTATCGGTGTTGACCGTATGTTCCTTAGCATCATGAGCGCGTCTTATTGCGAAGAACAGCTGGAAAATGGTGAAAGCCGTGTGGTTTTGAAATTGCCTGCTGCTTTGGCTCCGGTGAAACTGGCAGTTATGCCGTTGGTAAAGAAAGACGGTCTGCCTGAAAAAGCCCGTGAAGTTATTGACAGCCTGAAGTTCCACTTCCATTGCCAATATGACGAAAAGGATAGTATCGGTAAGCGTTATCGCCGTCAGGATGCTATTGGTACTCCGTACTGTGTGACAGTCGATCATCAAACATTAGAAGATAACTGCGTGACATTGCGTAACCGTGATACCATGCAACAAGAGCGTGTAGCTATCTCTGAACTGAATAATATCATCGCAGACAGAGTAAGCATCACTTCTCTATTGAAAACTTTACAATAA
- a CDS encoding XylR family transcriptional regulator: MIKILLLIDYSSEFDRKLLRGLVQYSKENGPWLFYRLPSYYSAMYGEQGILKWAKEWKADAIIGQWNNDTIDLQKELNIPVVLQNYHHRSVTYSNLTGDYKGTGRMAAQFFAKRMFRNFAYFGVKGVVWSDERCEGYRQEVKRIGGEFFSFESDKQEDEIRMEVSQWLQELPKPVALFCCDDAHALFISETCRMNNIHIPEEIALLGVDNDELMCNISDPPISSIELEVERGGYSIGRLIHQQIKKEHEGTFNIVINPIRIELRQSTEKHNIKDPYILEVVKYIDSHYSSDLTIESLLANIPLSRRNFEVKFKNALNTSIYQYILNCRCNHLADLLLTTDRPLADLAIEVGFKDYNNISRVFKKYKGCSPLEYRQKKTNSL, encoded by the coding sequence ATGATTAAGATTCTTCTATTGATAGACTATTCAAGCGAATTTGACAGGAAACTGCTACGGGGACTTGTCCAATACTCCAAAGAAAACGGCCCCTGGCTCTTTTATCGGCTACCTTCCTATTATAGCGCGATGTATGGGGAACAAGGTATTCTGAAATGGGCGAAAGAATGGAAAGCGGATGCCATTATTGGTCAATGGAATAACGACACGATCGATTTGCAGAAAGAGTTGAATATTCCGGTAGTGCTACAAAACTATCATCACCGAAGTGTTACTTACTCCAACCTGACAGGTGATTATAAAGGTACAGGAAGAATGGCAGCCCAGTTTTTTGCCAAAAGAATGTTTCGCAATTTTGCTTATTTCGGTGTTAAAGGAGTCGTATGGTCTGACGAACGCTGCGAAGGTTATCGGCAGGAGGTAAAACGTATCGGAGGCGAATTTTTCAGTTTCGAATCGGATAAGCAGGAAGACGAGATAAGAATGGAAGTAAGCCAGTGGTTACAGGAACTTCCCAAGCCTGTCGCTCTGTTTTGTTGTGACGATGCGCACGCCCTGTTCATTTCTGAAACTTGCCGGATGAACAACATTCATATCCCGGAAGAAATCGCTCTATTGGGTGTAGATAACGACGAACTAATGTGTAATATTTCCGACCCGCCTATCTCATCCATAGAGCTTGAAGTAGAAAGAGGAGGCTATTCTATCGGCAGGCTCATCCACCAGCAAATAAAGAAGGAACATGAAGGTACTTTCAATATTGTTATCAACCCCATCCGCATCGAACTACGCCAATCAACAGAGAAACACAATATTAAAGACCCTTATATTCTCGAAGTGGTGAAATATATAGATTCACATTACAGTTCCGACCTGACGATAGAATCTTTGCTTGCCAACATTCCGTTATCCCGCAGAAACTTTGAGGTGAAATTCAAGAATGCACTGAACACCTCTATATATCAGTATATCCTGAATTGTCGTTGTAACCATCTGGCAGATTTATTACTCACGACAGATCGTCCATTGGCCGATTTAGCAATAGAGGTGGGGTTCAAAGATTATAATAATATCTCGCGTGTCTTTAAAAAATATAAAGGTTGTTCACCTCTGGAATATCGCCAAAAGAAGACCAATTCGCTATAG